A single window of Luteipulveratus halotolerans DNA harbors:
- a CDS encoding protein-L-isoaspartate O-methyltransferase family protein: MTDAVRRRAAEAMRRTPRADFLPPEEAARAGHDGPLPIGGGQTSSQPRTVLDMLELLDVRPGQRVLDVGAGSGWTTAILADLVGPQGRVTGVERVSALADRAASSVASAGRPWATVHRAQPDVLGLPGEAPYDRVLVSAMADRMPTSLVEQLVVAGVLVAPVAGRMLRVTRTTGAPVVEEHGWYSFVPLVVDGDDW; the protein is encoded by the coding sequence ATGACGGATGCCGTACGCCGTCGCGCGGCCGAGGCGATGCGCCGCACCCCGCGGGCCGACTTCCTCCCGCCCGAGGAGGCCGCTCGCGCCGGCCACGACGGTCCGCTCCCGATCGGCGGCGGGCAGACGAGCTCGCAACCACGCACGGTGCTCGACATGCTCGAGCTGCTCGACGTCCGGCCCGGTCAGCGGGTGCTCGACGTGGGCGCGGGCTCGGGCTGGACGACGGCGATCCTGGCGGACCTCGTCGGCCCGCAGGGGCGCGTGACCGGGGTCGAACGGGTCTCCGCCCTCGCCGACCGGGCGGCCTCGTCGGTCGCGTCCGCCGGTCGCCCGTGGGCCACCGTCCATCGCGCCCAGCCGGACGTGCTCGGGCTGCCGGGCGAGGCGCCGTACGACCGGGTGCTCGTCTCGGCGATGGCCGACCGGATGCCGACGTCCCTGGTCGAGCAGCTCGTCGTCGCCGGCGTCCTGGTCGCTCCTGTCGCCGGCCGGATGCTGCGCGTGACGCGCACGACCGGCGCTCCGGTGGTCGAGGAGCACGGCTGGTACAGCTTCGTGCCGCTGGTCGTCGACGGTGATGACTGGTAG
- a CDS encoding LLM class flavin-dependent oxidoreductase: MPETPNPPTRRPLRFGAVAPFTTDLPTWTDSLRSLADSGYSTVLMPDTPQWQPAPGPALAVAGSVTGLRVGTWVYACPVRPPWMTAWEAHSLSVLTEGRFEMGIGTGRPGIADQLRDLGIPVDSSRSRSDQVRDVIVALRELDGTDRHTPVVMAVSGPRAQALAAELADTVTFVMPQLETRAETTRRVRQFDNSRDLELALHVPVVGDGVAPFMAGPDTDAAAVRAADSLAHLPSDPAAATDEILRRREELGFSHFVLGADVAGPLAQVVADLAGK, translated from the coding sequence ATGCCCGAGACGCCGAACCCGCCGACGCGCCGACCCCTGCGATTCGGCGCGGTCGCGCCGTTCACCACCGACCTGCCGACCTGGACCGACAGCCTGCGGTCCCTGGCCGACAGCGGTTACTCGACGGTCCTGATGCCCGACACACCGCAGTGGCAGCCCGCCCCGGGGCCCGCGCTGGCCGTCGCCGGGTCGGTGACCGGCCTGCGCGTCGGCACCTGGGTCTACGCCTGCCCCGTCAGACCGCCCTGGATGACCGCATGGGAGGCGCACTCGCTGTCCGTGCTCACCGAGGGCCGCTTCGAGATGGGCATCGGCACGGGCAGACCCGGCATCGCCGACCAGCTGCGCGACCTCGGCATCCCCGTCGACTCCTCGCGCAGCCGCTCCGATCAGGTCCGCGACGTCATCGTGGCGCTGCGTGAGCTGGACGGCACCGACCGTCACACGCCGGTCGTCATGGCGGTCTCCGGACCGCGCGCCCAGGCCCTGGCCGCCGAGCTCGCGGACACGGTGACGTTCGTGATGCCCCAGCTCGAGACACGCGCCGAGACCACGCGTCGGGTGCGGCAGTTCGACAACAGCCGTGACCTCGAGCTGGCACTGCACGTGCCGGTGGTCGGCGACGGCGTCGCGCCGTTCATGGCCGGTCCCGACACCGACGCGGCCGCCGTCCGCGCGGCCGACTCGCTCGCCCACCTGCCCAGCGATCCCGCGGCTGCCACCGACGAGATCCTGCGGCGGCGAGAGGAGCTCGGGTTCTCCCACTTCGTGCTCGGGGCCGACGTCGCCGGACCGTTGGCGCAGGTCGTCGCCGACCTCGCCGGGAAGTAG